ATCAAAGACCTTGCTCTCGTCATCGGCGACGTTGAAAAGCGACACAAACGCCGCCTCGGCTGCCAGCTTGACTGGGATGACCGGGTCGCGGACCGAGGCAAATACGGGTCCGGCCAGCTGTGGCAGGTGCGGTCGCGCCAGGTCCATGTTGACGCGAGATACGGTTCGCACCACGACGAGCGAGAGTCTTCGCGAATCGGTCGGATTGCCCGGCCCAACGGTGTTTGCAAGGGCCTCGAATACAGCCTTGGTGTGCTCAAACGGCTTGGATTGCTCATTCAAGAGATACTTGCCCGCAGCCAGAATTGAGTTGTCTGCAATCATGGCCTGCAACAACAAAGAAATGGTCAGTAATTGTGCTCTCGGTAGTTATTGTCAATCAAGGGAGTAGGATGGTTGATCATCAGCCCGCGGACACTTACAATCTTGCTCGAAATGCCCTGTACCAAGAGCTCGGGAAGCTCCTCTGCAAACGGCCCCTCCATGATCGCAGCCGGCGCATCCAACAGTACAGCATTCAGGCCCAACACACTTGAGGTTGTGGGCGTGGGCGTCAATACTCTTGACTTGATGAGGTTGTGCGCAGCATCTCCTGATACGTTCTTGACCAGGGCACCCAGAAGCTTGGCGTTGGTGACGGTCATGGCGTCGTCCTTTTCATCCGTCTCCATGTCAATGAGACCCAGCACGGCAGCACGAGACGGCTCGCCCATGTTGGCGCCGGCCTTGCTGATAACCTCGAACAGCGCCTTGAGCATCGCGGTCCGGACACCCGGATCCGTCGTCTTGGAGCCCGTCACCAGCTCAGCAATTAGAGGGTCGACACGCGGTGTGTATTTGATGAGCGTGCCGAGCGCCTTGGCTGCGCGTGATCGCAGTTGTTCTGATGTCGTGTCGGCAAGCGACTTGGCAAATGTACGCTGCAGCTGCGGCAGGAATGGTTTCAATGCCGTCGGCATCTTCTCGAGCAGGTTGTTGAGAGTCAGAAGAATGGCAGACTTGACCTCGGTCGAACGCTCCGAAACGACACGAATAAGCGGACCGGTGATTTGAACAACGAATGGCTTGAGGGAGGCCTCGCTTGTCCTGGCAACTATGTCGGAGATGGCGAGTGCCGACTGTATCTTTTGGTCTGGCGTTCCGTTCATCAGACCTTGCAAGAAGATGGGTAAAATGGCGCTGACACCCTTGGGAAGCTCAAAGCCCTTGAGGTTGTTGCCAGCGACACCGACCTGGAGCAAGGTCTGTCTGGTCGACACAACCAATGCCTCCATCTCTTCCTTCCTAAGCTTCTTGGTGAATTCGCTAAGGGCACTCCAAGCAGACTTGACAACCTCCATGTCCGAGTCGTCGAAAGAAATCAGCAGCGAACGAATGATGTCTTGGTTGTAACGAGAGTAGTCGACATCTGTTGCCGCGAAGAACCTGGCCAACTGCTTGCCAGTCGCCGCACGTTTGCGGTGGTCCTCATGTTTGGTAAGCTGTAGGAGCACATTCATGACCGTGTTCAGCCCATCGTACTCATCGATGGACGAAATAACGGTATGGAATGAGGCGTCCAGATCCTCCCGCAGAGAATCATCCTTGCAGTTGACCAAGTTGTCCATTAGTGAGTTGACAATGTTGGGTAGGCGACGGTTCATAGCCGCGCCGGCGACACGGGACAGCGATGCAAGTGCCTTGGCGTTGAATGCTGAGATAGGGGGCGCAATTAGAGTGGGTATCAAGTTCGGGAGGATTATGTTCGACCGGGTGGTTTCTGTCAACAATGTCAACAAGGCAGATAAGGCGTTCTCGGCCTCGTCCTCGGAACGAAGCAGGTTGAGCAAGAACGGCAAGACCTGGTCGACCGCACGCTTTCCAAGAATCTGCTGCAAAGAGTCGAATGCCTCGGCGGCAGCTTCACGGACCTCGGTGTCCGAGTCGGTGAGTGCTGTCCTGACGACCGAGATGAGAATCTTCTCGTGCTCTTCGAGTGCCTCCTCAGAAGCCGACGAGATGAGTTCCTTGAGGGCCAAGCAGATACCCTGCCTGGCGTCGACATCTGTCGAGGTCTGAAGGCCTTCCTCGAGCGTGGGCAACAGGCTTGAGAGAACGTTGTCGCCTGCCTTTCGGATAAGCTCTCCGAGGGCGTTGCTGGCAATCACCTTGTGCTCCATGTTGGTGCTGCCCAAGCGGCGGATGATAAGCTGCGTAAGAGTAGGCACCAGCTCTTTGAGAGTCTTAGGACTCGATACCAGGGCCTTCCAGACAGCGACGGCTGCGGCACGAACCGAGGTTGCAGTATCACACCTGCAGATGTAGAGTGCGGACAGGATCTTGTTGCGCTTTTCATCACCAAGCGCTTCACGAAGCGAGTTGCCGGCCTCCTTGACCttttcttcctcgtcctcgtcgccatCTTCAGTCTTGCCAGAGATTCCAGTAAGGTTGAACAGCAGATCTCCGACAAGCTCAACGGAGCTGAGACGGATACGGTAGCTGTCGTCTGCGAGACCACGCTCCAGCTCGGGAAGTAGCAAGTCGACGGCACGGACGGCAAAGTTCTTGACGAGAAGTCTACCTGCCTTGAGTGCAGTCTCACGGATAGCCTCGATATCATCGGCAAGACCAGACAAAATAGGAGGAATAATCCTGCCAAGGTAGTTGGCGAAACTGTTGCCAAAGCACACTGGCAAGAAGATGAAAAGAGACATGAAGCCCTCGCGAACCGCAGGCTTGGAGGACTCGACGTTCTGCAGGATTGTGGGGAGGGTCTCCTCCAGGCGCGTAGTACCCAGACCAGCGAGAACCTCGCTGAGGGCCTGGGCGGAACCAAGACGGTCGCCTGCTCCCGTGTCTGACTTGAGGGTCTGCATAAGTCCGGGAATGAGATCCGGCAGCGCCTCTTCTCCGAGCTTCTCCATAAGCGAACCCAGAGCTCTTGACGCAGTAGCACGGGTGGTCGGCACAGGATCGACCACGGCAATCTTGAGACCTGCGACAAGGACAGGCAGATGAGAGACCAGGTCTTTCCTTTCAGTAAGATGAGCAAGACTGCCAATGACCTGCGATGCTTTGCGCTTGGTGTTGGAGCGGTCCGCCAAACCACGCTGCAAGATACGACTGACGAGTGCAAGCGACGGGGCGTCCAGGTAATGGACGAACTGGACCTTGATGAGCGAGTCGAGCGCCTCGTCGGTGTATTTCGTTGGGTCACTAAGGGCCTTGAGCAGAATATCAACCAGTCCCTTGACTTCGGGGTTGCTGATGACCTCACCGAAGCGCTTCAAACTCTTGTTGGCACCCGACCGTACCTCCTTGTGACTGTCGTTAAGCACAGCCGTGAGCGGCGGGATGATCTCCGGCAGGCTCAGTGCAAGCTGTTGTGGGTCTAGGTAAGCCATGGCACCCAGCAGATCACATGCACCCTTCTTACTACGCCACTGATCATCGTCTAGACCCCTGAGCAGCGTAGGTAGGATCTGCTTGACACCATAGGAGCTCAACCTGGCAAAGCACGCCTTGGCCGAAGCCAGAGCAGCATCACGGACATTCGCATTTGAGTCTCCAAAGCCGGCCAACAGCTGCGGAACAATCAGGATCACATAAGGCTCAAATAGCCGACCCAGGATGGTAGCTAGCAGCTCGTACGCAAGCAGCGCAGATTCCCTCTGGTTTGCTTCTTTCTTGTTCTCCAGTGCGCTGTGAAGATTTGACATGATCCGGAATTCACGCAGGGATGCAATGCCCCTACCAAGCACCAAGCCTGCCAGACCGTATGCAGCACCTCGTTGGACGGCATAATTTTTGGACGTGAGCAATGTCTCCATGATCTCGTCAAAGTACTTGGAAGACTTGTTGCCGCATGCTTTGACAAGCGGTGGCAAACATTCAGCGATGGCATACTGAACCGCCTCAGAGGGTGTACTCAAAGTAGCGATCAGTCGTTCGATAACCACGGGGATCTTTGCATCCCCGGCCTTGAGATGGCGAGCGAGGGCACCGTACATGATGATCACGGCCTCGTTGACCCTGTCAGCCGCAGCTGAGCCCTTGTCTGGTGCCTCAAGAGTGGTCTCAAAAGTCTTCATCAGCTTGTCGACCATTCCCTTACCGTGGATCTCGATGGCCTTGTTGGCAGCCTCAAGCATCTCTGCACGAACAGAACCATTTTGGTCTCCCAGAGGGCCTTGTTCGATAAGGAAAGCAAAGAAAGAATCCAAGTGTTCCCTCTTGAGGTAAGGTGCGAGCTCCTTGAAAGAGGATGCAATACCATGCCTGGCCTCCCATGGATCGGACAAGTCCATCTTTTTCGGCATGCCAAACTCATCCAGCTCAGGCACTCGAGGCTTGGCAAATTCGACATAGGCCAACCGAAGCTTCTCAAGGATAAGGTTGACCGTCTCGGGATGGTTGCTGCAAGCCTCGGCCAGAGCCCTAGAGGCAGCCTTGCGCAGTTGGCCATCTTTGCTCTCCAGGTATGGGAGCATCTTGACGGGAACATCCTTTGACGTCTGGAAGCCGCTTTCCTCCCAGATTTCCTTGGCTAACTCAACATTTTCCTCGCTGTCCTCATGGTATGCAATCCAGATTTCCTCAGAGAACTCGAGCTCACTCATGTCAACATCTGCACTGATGGATTGCAGGACCGTTGTGCGCACACTGGTCTGTGGTACGATGGCACCACGAGCGACTACGCCAATTTCCTTTTCGCTGATGTTTGGTGCCACGCAGCGGACCATGTCAGAGAAGCAATCCCTGATGATCTTGTAGTGCTGGTTGTACACCTGCATTGATGAAATCAGCGTCTCAAGCATTTGCGCTCTGGGAAGAGCCTCGGATGAAGCCGTATCTGTGTGGAATGACAAAAGCTCCGTCGCCAAGACAAGATGGGTGTCTCTGTCCTCTGCTGTGGCGCCGAAACCACCCTTGTTCAAAATGAGGAGTGCCAGAGGGAGCATGTAGTTGACAGAAACCACGTCAAAGGGGCGCTGCTCTCCAGCAAAACGCAGTCGGTACATGACTCTCGTGACAAGGTCCTCGAACGGCTCAGCCTTGAGGTTTTCAGGAAGGAGTTCAACACCATGGGCTCTCAGCGTAGCTACGCCTATGAACTGACGGAATGAGCCCAAGCGGCTAGAAACACGATCTGCGCACGCCAGATATGCTGTCGGGGCTGCATCTCCTGTAATAAGGCATGCTCCCGCGTCAACAGCATCCAGAAGCGCGTTGACGGCCGGGCCCATCCATAACGTCGCATCGGTAGGAGGACCAGTTGCAAGACTTTTGATGACACCGACACCTCGCATGACCTTGGCAGCAACCCCGCGGACTCGTTCGCGGATGGCCGACTCTTTTTTCAGCTGGGCATCGACCTTTGCCTTTTCATCGGCCGACAGCTTCTTTGGCTGACCCTTCTTCTCTGCAAGCTGAGCTCTAAGTTCCGCTTCCCACTTCAGAGTGTCAGCGTCCTTGCCTTTGGTTGATACAGTGGTACCTTTCTTGGCTAGGACATCAACGAATGTGGTACCCTCTGGTGTCCTGAAAATGGCAGCTTCAAGAGGTCCAATGTCTTTCAGCTCCGAGGTATCAAGATCATGTTGTATCAGCTGGATGATACGAGGAGTCATGACTTCAGGCGCAACGAAGACGAGCTCGACTGCAGCTTTATATGAGGCAGTTCGAATGGCATCAGACTGGACAAAATGACATTAGTATAGTAACAAGTTCAAATAGAGAAGCGCGGATTTCTACCTTTTGGTCAAAGCTGCTTCGGAGAGCAACTTCTTGAAGCAACGTCTTTTCATGCTTGGTTGCGAGTTGCCCAGGGTCCAACCCAGACCTCAAGCAAAGATCGATCCAGCTTGATCGAGGGACGATGTCGGACCGGGCAAGGACGAGCAGCGAGCACAGTTGTGCTTCTAGAACCTCTTTCCCGGCCTCTTCGGTGAATTTTGACGGCAACTCTTGAGCCGACGGGCAAATAGCCCTCAGTATGAGATGTAAGTGCTTGTTTTCGGCTTTTGCCAGAGCCGCAGCACTGTCTTTTTCGCCCTCCTCGACTGACTCCAGCCAAGACCACATGCCACCGACGACCGCAGTCGAGATTCTCTCGGGATTGCTGAGGTACAGCTCCGACAGACGCTTGCAGAGATCAACGCGAACTTGCGCTCCGGTCGCCGGCGAAGAAATTAGATAGATAAGGGCCTGGGCCCAGGCAATCGAAACATCAGAGTCCCCATCCTCAGGAAGCTCTGCAACCACTGATGCCAACGCACGAAAGAACCATTCAAAATCTTCATCAGTTGACAATTTGCTGAAGAGTTTAGGGTTCAGGAGAAACGACGGCTTGGGCTCCCAAACAAGGCATTGCTTCGACACGGAAAACTTCTTTAGAAGTGCCTCGATGGGAGCAGCCTTGTTGGTTTGAAATATGGACGGAGCAACGGTGCAAGTCACATAGGCGCCTACAATAAGCCCACTCTGCGACGCAGCTAATGGATTCGCGACAGCCTCGTTGTAGGTGTCGAACAAGACTGGAAGAATGACCTCTTGGACTTTTGGTGCTATCTTTGAATCGGGAAGACTGCAGCTGTGCAAAAGTAGATCTCCCGCCGACAGGACCCAAATCTTCCTGGACCCAGGCTTTTTGTCACCGAGACCCTTCTTGTATCCATCGAGAGCTGCAGCAGGAACTTCAACTCCCGAATTAAGCAGAGTCTTGACCGAGCAGAGAAGAGCCTTTGTCTCTGCTACCAAAGCCGGTTCGTTACCCTCCTTCCCAGCGACCGCCGGCACAGCACCGCAAATCTTGGTTGCGTTAGCCTCGTTCGTAGAAAGAGCAGTCAGCATCTCAGCATGAATCGCTCTCTGCTCAGCCGAAGCGATTTTGCCTCCTTTTAACGGAGTCACAATTTCGTCGGTGGCCTTTCCCAGGGTTTCAGCATCAGCAGAGCGCGTCACAACCTTTCTGAAAGCTGTGAGTGCGCCACTGCGGATGCTAGCATTGGTAGACTTGGCGTTTGCCAGCAAAGGCTTGAGCAGGTTCTTGCTGAGTACAGACGAAAGGTCGTAGTCACTCGGTAGTGCATCAACAAGGGGAGTGATAAGATCGTTCAGTACAATCTCAGGTGCGCGGAGCAATCCCTTTTCCAGGGCTGGTGTGACCTCCTTGCCTAAATCCTCGAGCGTGACAAACGAGTGGAAGAAATCATAAAGGCCCTCGGCAAAGTGACTGGGCACTGGCGTCTTTGACCCAATAATTTCCCTGGTGTAGAAGCCAAAGAACTGGGGCTTCAGCTTCTCCAGTATCGGCTTGCCATAGTCTTTCCGTGCGCAGACGCCTGCGATGACTCCCAAAGTTGGGGCATACTTGGCCGTTGGCGCAGCGCCCTTGGTCGCCAACAACTGCACCGCATCTGTGATTGACTTCTCCCGTGTCTGCTCAAGAGATACGAGTTTCCGGAACGCGCGGCGAGTTACCACCTGAGCCGAGCTCCCCAAGTTGTTCCTGCATTGTGGCTGCAAACACTTCTCCAGACAGTCGGAGGTAGCCAACACCAATTCTTTCCCGAGCTTCTCCCACAGTTCAGTTTCCCCTAGGTGCTCGATGAGCAGGCTGGACCATTCTAGCAGGACAAAGGCATTGGCTGGCGCGATTGTTGGCTTCTGGCTCTCCTTTCTGATGGCGGCTACGAGAGCGGTAAGGAGCTTTTCTTCCTTGGCTTTAGCGAGTAGAACGAGACAGCGCTGAACGGCTCGGCGGGATGGTCGATCGGCGTATGAAGAATGTGTTAGGAAAAGAACGCCCAGCAGCTTTGACAGGCTTGCTTGATCGAGAGCTATAGCAACATGTTAGTGACTTGTATTTAGCCAGGTTGGGTCGGCCTAGAAGTGGTAGGCTGGAGTGTAGGCCCCTTCGAGTGGCATACCATTCTGGGAAATCTTGTCTTCGACGATGCGCAGCTGTGAAATGCGCGTTTTGGTCGAGGACGACAGGAGGACTTGTTTTATGGCGACGAGGTCTACTTGACCCGGACCGTCTCCGTTCACCACATCTGCTGTCATTTTGATGCCTCGAGGCTCTCTGGCAtcgcgagcgcctcgcgGGTTTTCTTCCGGAATGACGTATCTGCTCAAGTACACAGACACCCTTTGTTGCTTTATTTTGGGAATCAATCAATATTCGAGGGTTGCTGTGGCTTGCAGCGAGGAATGATTGCGTGCGGTCACTTTTGCCCAAAGCTCCACCCTGCATCAGACGCCCATCCGTGACTTCCGTCCAACATTCAAACGAGCTCTTTTGGTGGGGTTATTGCCGGGCGGTCAAGACAGTGGTCGACGAGAACGACAGGGATACCTACGAGAGGAGGGCAAAGAGCTCTCGCTTCACTACTCGACGTCGGCAAAGTTCCCAAGTATGCGTATGACGTTTAGCTGCCGTTTGGTCTGATGCATCTAGCTATCTAATTTAGATTGAGTATCTTTTCTCAGGTTTAAAAAAATTTCacacatttttttttgtattttgGTATGATCTGAACCCCGCATTCGACATATGGGATAGCTAATGTTCACGACAGGTACCCCGGCCGTATAAGCGACATCACTATTCTTATTTTCCGCTAATTAGACTAGAGGCATCAAAGCAAGCAAACGGTAATCgattttatttcttttgttcctTCCCGATTTGTCAACCAACCAAAACGTCCAAGTTAGTCTTGCCAGACCCACCAGTGACTGGAGAAGAGCCCGGGCCTTACAGTGGAGGAACTCACTTTGTATGACAAGAAGACAACGGGGAATTCTTGATCGTCAATTTTCTCGGGCAGTTAACGATCAACAACACCATTTACCAACCACCACGTCCTtgcaggaaaagaaaaagacacgaGCTCATACTTGACATTCAACCAGCCTAGAAAAGGATAAAAACATCACAAATTCTGCCCAGCTGTCGCTGTATCTCTACATCAGTATAGCAATCTGTCTTTACTTTTTTGGTTATAGCTTTTCCTCGGGTTCACAGCCGTCATGGCTGGTGGcaacaacaagaaaaaaaagaagcccgCGGGAAACCAGAGAGGCTTTGCAACCACATCCATCGCCTCAAAGCCGCAGGTGAGGGTCATCGACCCAGCCGAAGCCCAACCGTCAGCGGACGGCAGCAAGCCTGGAAGTGCCCCTCCAAATGCCGCCCCACAGGCCGGCGGTAGCGCGGATTCAAGCGCAGGCACGCAGGCGCCAAACGGTAGCGgcccgcagcagcagaaaCAGGAATTGACGCCCGAGGAGTTTGAAAAGCAGCTGGAAGAATCCGAGCTGCAGCTCTTGGTTGAAAAGCATGCCGCAAAGGTAAGGCGTGATGCGCAGCGCCAACGCAACAGGCTCGAGACCGACAAGCGGCTTCTCAGGGGCCAGGCAGAATCCCTCAATACCAGAAAATGGCTGCCCCCGGAGCTCATGGAGCAGCTGCTCGAACTCATCAAGGGAGAGAGCCGCTATGCCGCTTCTGGGCTGGCTAGCGAAACTTCTTCGGGCAAGATGCCATCCGAAGAAGATCTCACCATCAAGCTTTGGACTCTCCAGGAGGCTCTATCAGGTTCTGGGTTTCCTAAAGATAAGGTGCCAGCACTTCTGCAGCACATTCTTGACATTGCTCCGAGTATATCGGCACCCAAAGGTGACTCGATCTGGGGTCTTGATGAGGCATTGGCTTGGTTCGCACGTGAATGTGACAATGATGAGCTTCCAAACTACGAAAAGTCGGCCAAGATGAATGGCAAGCCTTTAGGTATGTGACGTCGTGCCTAATAAGTACATTGACTTCCTCCCAAGCCTCTCTTATATTGCTAACACGCGATTAGATACTCCATTTGACACCCCATTACCCTCTGGTGCAACCACTCCTCGTCTGCTGGAGCCAGATACCAAGAAGAAGCGCAAGAAGGATGGCAAATCTCGAGCGACATCTCCCCGGAAGGTCGCTGTCACATGCGATGAGGAGATAGAGCCGGATGAACTGGTTCCTCAGTACTTGGACACTAGGACTAAGTTGTATGCGTTACAACGACCACTTCTAGATGCCCCGAAAGGGAAGCAGAAGAAGTTGGTCGTGGAAAATGGTCAGAGCTCTAGCGACGAACTAGAGATTGCAAAACTGCAAGCCAAGATCGCGAAAATCGAGCTTGATGTGCTTTTTGAAAAGGACGTGGCTACCGCTCAGTGGCGTGAGAAGAAGATCATCCTAGAAAGGGAGTACTCTGCAGCAAAGAAGATCAAGGATGAAGAGGCCAAGGCACAGGCTGCCTCTCAGGAGCCGGAACCTGCCGTTGCGCAAAGTGCAGAGGATGAGATTGCTCGAGAGGCCGAGAAGATGGCAGCAGAGATACTTGCTGAAAACGACAACGAAGAAGACGCTTTGGCAGGCTTGTTCGACAGCTTACCTACCAACGAGGTCGACCCTCTGACTGGAAAGTCCAGCACCGTCATGACTGGTGCTGACGGGGTCAAGCTGACCATTCACGATTTTGGAAAATGGACTGGCATAAGTCCGTCGAGAGCACTGGACGAAATTTGCCGCGGAAGGTTTGTCTTTGAGCTTGTTCTCCATGATGTCTTTAATCTAGGATTTGAACTAACAACACACCAATTAGGGATCCCGGCGTCAAGATTTCCTACACGGCTATTCCAGCCACAGCTTTCGCCCACCAACATCTAGTCCATGTTCTTTGGAGCAAAGCCCAGGAGCCTTTCCAGTTACACGATATACCAGGGGTTGAAGTGGAGATGCACCCCAATCAATTCGTTATCAAGATGAAAAGCATTGCAACGCCGGACAGCAGGCAGTCGGAGGCGTACGTTGCTACCCTTGCATTCTTCCTTGTCAGCGGCTCCTCTTCCAAAGACGAAAAGGCCGCGATGAAGTTGCCGCCAGTTTGGCGAGACTTGTGGTCAGAACTTGCAGAGGCCAAGAAGAGCAAGGCCGACGCAGCAGACCGAGAGATTTTGAAGGAACTGCGTGCTCTCGTCCGCAAGAAACAGGATCAAGAGCTCGAAGACGGTGTCATTATTCAGGGAGCCTTTCGTGGGCGTGGTGC
The Pyricularia oryzae 70-15 chromosome 1, whole genome shotgun sequence DNA segment above includes these coding regions:
- a CDS encoding translational activator GCN1, whose amino-acid sequence is MTADVVNGDGPGQVDLVAIKQVLLSSSTKTRISQLRIVEDKISQNALDQASLSKLLGVLFLTHSSYADRPSRRAVQRCLVLLAKAKEEKLLTALVAAIRKESQKPTIAPANAFVLLEWSSLLIEHLGETELWEKLGKELVLATSDCLEKCLQPQCRNNLGSSAQVVTRRAFRKLVSLEQTREKSITDAVQLLATKGAAPTAKYAPTLGVIAGVCARKDYGKPILEKLKPQFFGFYTREIIGSKTPVPSHFAEGLYDFFHSFVTLEDLGKEVTPALEKGLLRAPEIVLNDLITPLVDALPSDYDLSSVLSKNLLKPLLANAKSTNASIRSGALTAFRKVVTRSADAETLGKATDEIVTPLKGGKIASAEQRAIHAEMLTALSTNEANATKICGAVPAVAGKEGNEPALVAETKALLCSVKTLLNSGVEVPAAALDGYKKGLGDKKPGSRKIWVLSAGDLLLHSCSLPDSKIAPKVQEVILPVLFDTYNEAVANPLAASQSGLIVGAYVTCTVAPSIFQTNKAAPIEALLKKFSVSKQCLVWEPKPSFLLNPKLFSKLSTDEDFEWFFRALASVVAELPEDGDSDVSIAWAQALIYLISSPATGAQVRVDLCKRLSELYLSNPERISTAVVGGMWSWLESVEEGEKDSAAALAKAENKHLHLILRAICPSAQELPSKFTEEAGKEVLEAQLCSLLVLARSDIVPRSSWIDLCLRSGLDPGQLATKHEKTLLQEVALRSSFDQKSDAIRTASYKAAVELVFVAPEVMTPRIIQLIQHDLDTSELKDIGPLEAAIFRTPEGTTFVDVLAKKGTTVSTKGKDADTLKWEAELRAQLAEKKGQPKKLSADEKAKVDAQLKKESAIRERVRGVAAKVMRGVGVIKSLATGPPTDATLWMGPAVNALLDAVDAGACLITGDAAPTAYLACADRVSSRLGSFRQFIGVATLRAHGVELLPENLKAEPFEDLVTRVMYRLRFAGEQRPFDVVSVNYMLPLALLILNKGGFGATAEDRDTHLVLATELLSFHTDTASSEALPRAQMLETLISSMQVYNQHYKIIRDCFSDMVRCVAPNISEKEIGVVARGAIVPQTSVRTTVLQSISADVDMSELEFSEEIWIAYHEDSEENVELAKEIWEESGFQTSKDVPVKMLPYLESKDGQLRKAASRALAEACSNHPETVNLILEKLRLAYVEFAKPRVPELDEFGMPKKMDLSDPWEARHGIASSFKELAPYLKREHLDSFFAFLIEQGPLGDQNGSVRAEMLEAANKAIEIHGKGMVDKLMKTFETTLEAPDKGSAAADRVNEAVIIMYGALARHLKAGDAKIPVVIERLIATLSTPSEAVQYAIAECLPPLVKACGNKSSKYFDEIMETLLTSKNYAVQRGAAYGLAGLVLGRGIASLREFRIMSNLHSALENKKEANQRESALLAYELLATILGRLFEPYVILIVPQLLAGFGDSNANVRDAALASAKACFARLSSYGVKQILPTLLRGLDDDQWRSKKGACDLLGAMAYLDPQQLALSLPEIIPPLTAVLNDSHKEVRSGANKSLKRFGEVISNPEVKGLVDILLKALSDPTKYTDEALDSLIKVQFVHYLDAPSLALVSRILQRGLADRSNTKRKASQVIGSLAHLTERKDLVSHLPVLVAGLKIAVVDPVPTTRATASRALGSLMEKLGEEALPDLIPGLMQTLKSDTGAGDRLGSAQALSEVLAGLGTTRLEETLPTILQNVESSKPAVREGFMSLFIFLPVCFGNSFANYLGRIIPPILSGLADDIEAIRETALKAGRLLVKNFAVRAVDLLLPELERGLADDSYRIRLSSVELVGDLLFNLTGISGKTEDGDEDEEEKVKEAGNSLREALGDEKRNKILSALYICRCDTATSVRAAAVAVWKALVSSPKTLKELVPTLTQLIIRRLGSTNMEHKVIASNALGELIRKAGDNVLSSLLPTLEEGLQTSTDVDARQGICLALKELISSASEEALEEHEKILISVVRTALTDSDTEVREAAAEAFDSLQQILGKRAVDQVLPFLLNLLRSEDEAENALSALLTLLTETTRSNIILPNLIPTLIAPPISAFNAKALASLSRVAGAAMNRRLPNIVNSLMDNLVNCKDDSLREDLDASFHTVISSIDEYDGLNTVMNVLLQLTKHEDHRKRAATGKQLARFFAATDVDYSRYNQDIIRSLLISFDDSDMEVVKSAWSALSEFTKKLRKEEMEALVVSTRQTLLQVGVAGNNLKGFELPKGVSAILPIFLQGLMNGTPDQKIQSALAISDIVARTSEASLKPFVVQITGPLIRVVSERSTEVKSAILLTLNNLLEKMPTALKPFLPQLQRTFAKSLADTTSEQLRSRAAKALGTLIKYTPRVDPLIAELVTGSKTTDPGVRTAMLKALFEVISKAGANMGEPSRAAVLGLIDMETDEKDDAMTVTNAKLLGALVKNVSGDAAHNLIKSRVLTPTPTTSSVLGLNAVLLDAPAAIMEGPFAEELPELLVQGISSKIAMIADNSILAAGKYLLNEQSKPFEHTKAVFEALANTVGPGNPTDSRRLSLVVVRTVSRVNMDLARPHLPQLAGPVFASVRDPVIPVKLAAEAAFVSLFNVADDESKVFDKFMASPAGESMPANAKRSMQDYFKRVALRLGAQVRERREAEGGAGGLGLSNDEVEDEKEIWSVGRIDSGEDVFGKD